The following is a genomic window from Solanum lycopersicum chromosome 6, SLM_r2.1.
CAAGGCATAAAATCTGTTCCTCTTGGGAGGCTCGGCTGCTGCTGCACCCTGTGGGgtaggcctaggctgagcatttCCCCCAGCCTGACCTCTGTTCTGGGGACAATCTCTgaccatgtgtccactcttaccacaaccaaagcaggcattagtgccctgcCTGCATTCCCCAAGGTGAGTTCGGCCGCACTTAGTACAAGCCTTCCTTGGGcgctgcatctcacctccattgcccctCTTGGGTTCGGGTCTGCCTCCTCTAGGTGTTGTATTTCTCTGAGGGTCAGAATTACCAGCACTCTGTTGCCCCTTCTTAAATTTGGGCTGCTCGCGGACGCCAAAATTATTTCTATGGCCTCCATGGCTGGGAcctgcctgatcttgaggcctaggcctcctaacatcacgtacacctctcctctttcggctgtcctctacctgctggacatgcatcattaatctagaaaggtccatattatcatggagcatcgcagccCGACAATCCTCCTCCAGGTCTCCattgattcctgtgaggaatCTACTCATCTCCTCCCTGCTGGTAGAAACCAAGggagtagcatacctggataatttcAACAAAGTTAAGTACTCTCATCATTCTTGTTATCAAATACTAAGGGAAGTACATACCTTGATAActtcacaaacttcagggaatactccctgacagtCATGGATccttgcttgaggttgatgaactcctcaaccttggcctctttcatctctctagggaagaacctTTCCAAAAATGCTGTCTTGAACAGCTCCCAGGTGACTGGCACCTCTCCTAGGACACGGTTATCTCGCCACattttgcaccaagtctgtgcaacatctttgagctggtaggaagccaactcagccttctcaatatcagtggCCCCCATGGCCACCAGTATCTTATGCAACTCGTCTATAAATTCCTGAGGATCTTCTGAAATCTTAGCCCCTGTGaaaattggaggattcatcctcgtgaagtctcgcaGTCTGTTAGCTATGCTGCGAACCGGTGGGTTTTCCCTTAGAACATCCTGCCGGttgacttgggcagtcatagcttgggcttgcattgtgatggcctgtgccatctgggctagagatgccctcacctccgcatcagtcaacccagctgggttaacaggcatagccactccttcagctggagcctggggtggattctGATTACCCCTAGCTGCAGCTGCTCCCGTCCTCCGACCCTTAGTCCTCCAagtattcattctctgaaaaacaacaagattgatgttagacacgttcataacaccaagaattcaaacattaggataagcacgataagatcagaaaaAGGGAAgtttttcctacgcatcatgcagtctctaatccaggatagtggtgcacttcactaccatgacttagaaactactcaatgtggttgatgtgaactcattattctaggaatttaacctagcgctctgataccaactttgtcacgaccggaatctagaccccagacgagaccggcgtcgttgacctctcagaggtcgcagacaagcctacttacgtcattcttactttacatagattaattttagcggaaaatttggaatttttgattctttaatcatacttgctgaacattcttaacatttcgtaatcgttcatcatcaaccatctaacatttaagagataagcaactgaaagaaataattcattaaatattaattgtatatcggccaaaatagcaccaatacaaagtctgaaccaaaacaggaaagaaacgctagtggaacatgctccagtagctcaactctaaaactacgctagaatgtaaaacagtagcatcctcgaaggcataaggacctaccaaactccggatgaatgctgacgtccaGATAGCTGCAACAAAGAACTTGTAGCTCTACCGtacacctgtgcctgcacctaaaagtagatgtttgtatggaattagtacacacttgtactaagtatgggtatatgcaagcacacaccagggacatgcatgagaaagaatagctctttcctaacaacatgatttttggaagtcaagtcggTGGACTTGCTAAAATGAGATTAGGAAGGTTATGCCacgagagtgacatgcatcattatagtTATGGTatggcacacaacacataatatcttcatataacacataacatatagcacatagtttctttcatattgttcattcatataccatgagaccttactatcatagacttaaccttaagacttcccaaaatgagggctcaacatatgggacctcaactagggagccttcttcaGCAAACACAGAGcctgcttcattcattcgttcgtatttcatttcaattcattcataggccagtgcgaacaccagctatacctaggatgtagtttaagacttccatcgggtttgctgtgcaatgatcaggaatgacctaatgtcattacctaaatctagctcacctcttgattatcctatcctaacaccttcggtatcattcatttctttatatgattcatttgaggctggcctcattcattcattgggaactttaactttaaccgacatagatcatgtgagcatcatgaaatccagtgtcttccccacaccgaaaagaggtggaatcaccggccaaagcgattcaataacatgctagcgtatatgggaatttaaccccgccagatccctatagtggcaatataggttcaaagactaggagatgtatggagacccatacccggcaagccggacagtctcatctcacgagagttacgtgaacctccgcccttcccgaaagaaggcatcaccgctcatagctagcctatcggtgctcagtataaagttccattacatccaactcatacatcatggaagttgtcttctagtatgagggcatcatagctcaatagatgatttctcatctcattattagtattaagtgttttaaactcaatatttttcattaaagtatttatagagactggtctcttcattatcttacacccTCATTGATGaatacgtattggtaacatttacttaggctcgtttgagattgctctctccatatacattagcctcacatcatgattgtcaccacattcttcatttcattacgtacatcttaggttcacttatttttttgaacgtatgttaaacttatgtgtctacacatacaagccatggggcttcgtttatagttcgttaagtgattcttattttcctaagattatgtattacaagacttatgtatcttgtatatataccaagatcttgatttttgatcaaagtagattacattattcttgaatattttactcacgtatgacttatgtatcaatacggaggtttgggcacgagaacccaaatcttgaattatttggacatcatttatatttttcattgattttagttctaatattcataaatttagaactctaaattaaatctcaacattttcgtgacataatacattttctattttaattagaattctaaattaaatttcaatcatttacatgaaagaataattttctaatttaattagaattctaatttaaatctcaatatttacataaaagaattaatattctatttttaatcaaaattctaaatttaatctcaatgtttacataagagaattaatttttttaactttaattagaattttaatttattattattattatttttaattacattcgcttgaatagggaggttgtgggttcgaacccccacagccccctttatttttctcttattttcgcTGGAaatggaggctgtgaggtggtgggttcgaacccccacagcctcacctttATTTCCTTAATATTTGTACCCCTCCCTTCAActctgaggtcgtgggttcgatccccacgcctcgcatccccttttattccttttttttttcgcgaactgggggtcgtgggttcgatccccgcccccagCATTCCCTTTTAAatccccccttttttttttcttttcgcggatgggggtcgtgggttcgatccccgcccccaACATTCCCTtattaatccttttttttttcgcGCGTGGCTGGGGTCGCGAGTTCGATCCCTGCCAgccccattttttttttaagtaaggCATGCTGCAGGGAGGTCCTGGGTTCGATTCCTGCAGgcctcaaaacttttttttttaattcttttgatgttcaaaaatttccagattcttttaAAGTCTGTTTTCAAGCTCTGGAAATTTATTCTAcgatttttcttcactttttcatcaagtttaacATTAATTCGTAGGgaaatttcatggttcattcataatgttttaattacacattatattttttttttatagattcgTCTAACCAAGAATTACTCCCTCAATCAAGCCACCTAACATTTCATATGAACTTCACGTCTTACCCCATTTTATTCACGaaaaatatacaatcatattaCATTAAACTTTTGGAGCATTACATAAAGAACCTCATTCACTGTAACATACTTacacataatttcaagaaaaacatggtTGCCTTTCATACGATTCcaagtacacaaacataatcatattcatcgcgaaaacataatatacacctaaatctaccagcaatcatacccaacctaaaattcattgggagctagtgacaggggcatgcaacgggaAACAGCCTTAGTTTCGAGATGAATAACTTGAATCGTAAGgggcctcttgggaaaggagccaagagagaagaaacccataccttaatcgatgttcaaactttaatgttgctgcccggaaaactcctccaaaccactcccaattcacttcaacgcACACCTCtctcgacgaacctctcttagccttgacgttttgattacttattttcttttacttgaaaatttttttgtgagtttttcaagcatgaaaactgttgatatttttggcagaaataatgtgatgaagatggagaacgtgagagagagagttaaggagcgtgagagagagaggactatttggattaggagactaattcaaaaatcagtcaaataatcaataaatacaaatctgtttttgatttatttatttatttattcatttaaaacgtgaaaggacaattacgccctttaaatacttatttattcttatttatataaaattttttttttgaatcgttacaaagaccttagtatagtataagtgtgtctctaaaatttcggCCATAGGTTAAGGGgatatttatgcattttccctCAATTTTAAAGTTATGTGATACAAATATCTGATAATGTTCTtcacttttatatttatttgttaatatgTTTATCATGATACATCAATAATATGTGTTACATGTATTCATGAGTGTTAGATATCATAGTTGTTTTGATTTACGTTTGGTTATTAATGTATCAATTAAAAATGGTAGATGACAAAAGCTTAATATGTCTATTGTGTTCAGTGTATACAATAAAGTATCACTTTGAGATACTTCTATTAAAGTATCAATTAAGATTTTTATGTGAAATAAGGTTAATAAGTGGATTTTGAAGTAGTTATCAAATTTGTATCTGAATATGATCAAATGTGTCCTTATTAAATTGCGTTAATATTAATATGTGTGAACAAtactatttaaataaaagtatttgtaATAATGTATCTTGTACAGTTctcttgtttttatttatatattggtACATTTAACCTGAtcaaataacaatatatatgaTGTAGTTGGAGCTACGTATTAATTTGTTATTCAAATGACTGTTGTTGAAAATTCAAGGTGtctgttaaaaaaaatacagacatattcataatcaaatACTTTAATAGTGAATATATTTGTCAATTGAGGAATAGAGTATTAAGTAAGGTACAACCTACTGTTGGATTTGTTAGTGGTGTGACAACTTCAATTTGGAGAATCATAAAAGATAACATACTCCAAACGACATAATTGTTGATGTCAGGGCACCCTATGGCGTTGAAATTTCTTACCAACAAGCATGGCGGACTAAATAACGTGCATTGAAAATGATCAGGGGTAAATCTGTTGATGGATATAGACAGATGTCAAgatgatacatatatatgttgaaAACTGTGTATCCAAATTCATATATGAGGATGCATAAgtccaaaaaaatgaatttatatatcTATTCATATCATTAAAGGCCCATGATGAGAATGTTTGAGTTATGTAGGCCTGTTATTGTTCTTTATGCTTCACATCTTAGCGGAGCTTAtcgaaaaatatttgtattgacAAGTACACTCGACGGGACAGATATCTCATGTTgcttatgaatttaatttttttaaaaaagtaattttaacattctgcaataattatttaaaactaatcataattttgtgtatttctatgttaaattttcatattgCCTTTAGCTTATGCAATTGTTGACACGGAAAATGATTGTTCACGGACATGACtgtttattcaaattttcctcattttgcatgCACATGACACCTACgaaaaaatattgttcaaacTTTAGGAGAAGCAGGTCCATACTAAGTGATCTGTTTTATTCAATGACAAAgacttataatttaaaaaataaacggCTAAATTGAAAAAAGTAGATGACAGAGTTAAGAAGTATCTTCAAGATGCTGGGGTATGAAAGGTGGTCTAGGTCTCATGCAACAGAAAACATGGAAAGAATGATGACTTCAAATATAGCTGAATGTATCAACGGTTGTCTTGTTGATGCACGACAACTACCTATTATAAACTTTATGGAAGAAGTTAGAATTCTATTTTTTGGCTCTTGaaattgcaaaaataaaaaaatagctTCTTATACAAAGTACACATTAGGAAAgagattttaataaatattgattatAAACGTGTCAAAATGTGCAAAATGAAGGTACATATTTGTATTACAAGTATTATATATCTAGTTTTACTTCTAATAATATTGTTGTGTAtaccaaatgaaaaaaatgtgtaaTATATCTCTAATTTGTAAACAATTCCAGGTTGtctgatattattttttcaatgtaTGAAGGCGGGATAAGATACATTATTTGTCTTGAAAGAAAAACTCGTTCATGTGATAGATTTCAACATGACGAAATACCTGATGCACATGCACTGACcattttaaagaagaaaaatattaaagatgtACAACCCTACAACTCTGGTTACTATAAATATGATACATTAACTATGCAGTTTCAATAGAACCGATGCTAGAACAAAGTGATAGGGCAACTCTGAAATATGTTTTGGATGAAGTCATCTTGCCATcaagatacaaaaaaatatcTGATACACCaaagaaaaagaggaagaaaaatCCAAAAGAAAAGGTAACACAAAAAGAATTATTCTAGACGTTATGGACAATAAGGTCAAACTATTAGAATATGTACATACTTCCCGAAAGATTGTCGATGACtactttttaaagaatttttatgCTTCATGTGTAATATTTTTCTGGATTTTTGAATCTTCTAATAAGATATTATCATTTGGTgtgatttttactttatttaaatgtcaaaaGACCACAAATCGTTGAATGATAATGAAATTAATTGTATTATACCAAGTGTAAAATATATTGTATCATGTGTTGGGGTataaacaattaaattatttgataagTGATTATGTATCATATACGTTATAGTTCAACTATTTGTTGTATCCGatagtaaaatattattattttttatgatttacatCAATATAACAAGATTCAACATGTTAAAGGATACTAAACATATTGAAACTTAATTGCTTTGTACCAATTATAACATACATAAAatttgtatcatatatataataattttatgaatattgtgtATTAGATAATTACATAGTATCACATGTTTGTGATTTACATCAGGCTACAACATGTTAATAGAtactaaataaattgaaaattagtTATTGTTTACCGAATATAGAATTCAAATATTTGGTATCTAATGGTTATTTGTATCAGCAGTATTGATGTATATCATACTTATAAGATACAATATAAGTTActacatattaaaattataactgAAATGCGAAATTTGACAAAAACAGTCTTCAAATTAATAATTACTTAGAAATATTGTGTTGAAACAGGAATGTATCTTCAACTCAAGAAGACATAACAATTCTAAATTAATCAGTCCATCTCGACTGGAGTAGTGTAGCCACTCTTGGGCCTTGCAGGATTATCATTATCGCTAACGTATTCCGCCTTGTCCTTGTCCATATCATACTTCCATAATAGCGTTGTATATCTATTGTGATGATAGTCACTCCGAAAACTAGTAGATGAAATGTTGATTTCATCGCTTATGTATTCAATAAAAGCATCTACATACATTTCACATTCGCTGCAAACAAAAGTAGATACATTAAAAAAGTGAATTAAATGTGTaagtaaagaaattattttacaatACTAACAAGCTATCACTTTGAtgtttcataatattttgagaATATTCCACCTCAAACGACTATTGTGGACCCAAGATTTACTAGTTTCTTTGTCTTTGGATGACTCCAATGGTGCCCAATCAGTTCTCTCCGGACCAAAAATTTGACTATCATAAAGATAGTTTGAAAGCATTACAGACAACCGTTTTATCTCATACAAATAACTTTTTGTTGATCCCATAGATGAGTCATACACTCGTATTAaccttttctttaaaaaacCACAGCTAACACCCAAAGAAAATCTTTATCACAATTACTCGAAATATAAACCTCATCTGCTAGATGTCATAGTAAAGAAGCAAGgatcaaaaattcatttatgaTGTCTTTGATAGACCTTTCATAACTAGATACAGTAACACAACGATTAATATGTTTTTGTGTACTAAGAGTATCATCTGCAGGAGCACAATAATACCTCTTGTATACAATGTTGATATATGACTTGAACAAACAGTTGACCGTAGTGTATTGTACTGATCTATGCTTCTTAATTTTGACTTTTTGCGTAGATAGTAAAAATTTACATCTATGTGctataaaacaaaacaaaaaataatatataatcgGCACAatctgaaacaaaaaaaataaattgaagaaaaagaaaaactaattagTAATCTGATATTCATTTCAAATGACACATGTTAATTTGgtatcatatacataattgGAATGCTTAATGTACCTAATCAGTCAATCATTTCATTGGATGTgacataatataaaatcaattctTGTTAAcaaaaaatgcaataacaaaatCTATATGGTCAAATACCAAATAGAGCAGATTTGTCTCTATATTTATCCTCGTATGGTTTCCTATGAGAATgactaaattaaaaatgaaaataatttaaggaGTTTCATCCACTCTAAGAACTCTTGCATCAAACCTGACGAGAGTTGACATTGTCATGTGACACTCTTCAAATGGAGTGTATGGGCGGAtgtcattgtttttttttctttgcccTTATCACTTGATCCAAAAGAATTCACATAGGGAGACTATAAAACCTTTTAATCCATCCTGTTACGCTAAGCTAAAGTCTTTGTATTAATATTGGGTGCATGCTCCTTGTCTGGTAGCTCAGTGACCAGCTCGTTGTCAGATAGAAAATCATCACTTCCAATTAGCTGGAATGGAATGATTACACTCAGTGGTTTGCCAttaattggttggtttgaaagTCCATATGCAAGTATGTCATTCCccaagcctacaccctagacATGAATGACACTGgagaaccattgttggcccCAAGCGAACCATTGGCCTAGATCACTTACTCAACATAAGACTTAAAGCATTTCGAAAAGAATTCAAATGCTAACTAACTCAACTGTCtgaaactaaaattaaaatattttaaaaataaacttggaACTTAGCCAAAATGACAACTAAAATCTAAACATGTCAATAACAAAATTATGACAAATGAAATAACATCTcactgactatctatgaaacctctaatatctgagatggatgttggatGAAATAACATCTcactgactatctatgaaacctctaataactgagatggatgttggacagaccccacaacatcctaatgaaaaCTAGAAAGCAATGAAAATAGATCCTTTGAAAAGCAAGGAGGCTTACCAACCGACTCTGAACTGCTCACTGGATCAACGGTGCACTGGAATGAcgatcctagttacctgcatCTGCATTATCATACTATGCAGGTCAACtaacatcagtacattgaatgtatgagtatgcgagttggaatgctaaaacaaaATAGACTTGAAGGATATTTTCAAAGGAACACTTACAATGACTCTTCTCAACTAATGAATACTTAACTaaactcatttcattataaaagCGATTTAACATAAGTGCAATATAAATGAAAGTTGTCTAAAACATGATTTTCAACTCTGTGTATGCTAGGATACAAATAactctaagatgtatgtaaaataCAAAGTAACTTTATGTtaactcataatcataataccataaaaagataaatcatGCTTCTTCTCAAATTCTACTTGTgtaatgcatgaatgaagtcccatacccatTCACACTAAGCAGAACCCCTTGAAGAACCATGTGACTACtactgtgggagtttctctaaccaacaaccgTCACTTAAGAGcaatagtgatgatacaacacttTACCTCACGCTGTCGAGGCCATCCCATACATTGCCATGATATAAGAATCTAACTCACtaagtagatccactagcttaacttatatgatcatctaaaaagtatgaacaGTTAATAcacatgatggctacatggtttatggagacttgactTATTATGAACTCACATccccatattggtgctcaatactactccaaaaaatgtacttagctcatgcttttaaaGAAACTTATTTCTGTGATTTAGATAATTGCTCAACTTCGCTCAAAGGTTATCTTCAGAATCTCAATTTTCCTGCTTGCTTCATTTAaaagacattatttttattctgaAAAGTAACTCGAAGGCTCTTTGAAAATCTCAGTTccattcttatttaaatgtgaaaacatttcttTTAAATTCTTTGAGGTtacatagtccccatatacttctttgaagaaagaACTTCAAACTTTACTATTTTTTGAACTgaaaacttaagtcttaaaacaaggtTACAACattgtgaaagacttttgaaaacttgaaatgaacttctCTTACTTGGCTCTTGACTACTATTGACTTTGATCTTGAGTACTCTTGATTTGACTCTTATCTGATCTGGGTTTGACTCTTAACTGATCCTTGaattcaaggattatgatttgtATTTGGAAAGATCTCATGTTGTTTAAGAATGATTTTAGAtagctaaacatgagaaaagacTGAAAATCAAGATTTGGAGGAGGGTCCGCGACGTAGaagcatatttaaattttgatttcgaAAACGTCTTTTCAGGGAGAACACCTTGTGTTAGTTCCACGACGCGGAGCTAAAATTCCAATTCTAGGAACAGGTTGTGCGACGTGCTCCCATGTCCAAATTTCACTCATCGAAATTTTTTCTTCGTTTTTCTTCTCCAATTCActcaaactcattttttttagatGCAGATATCCAACATATGTACCTAAGAACCTAACTCAAAAAAAACTCTATAATGTGACGTAACGAACTCATAAACTTCTCAATTCATCCcaattcaagaacaacattTGAATTCAAAAATACATGCCTTAGAGAAATTCACAACCAAATTGCATGATCTTGGCAAAACTTGAGTGTTTTCCTTGcttctccttctcttttctcctcttctttccTCTTCTCTAAAACACTaacatttttttccaaaaagcATAAAACTGACCAAGTTTAGTTTAGACCCTTATTTAATGTacttaaacaaatttaattaattgggtactgagaaacCCTTTAAATTTCTGGATTGGACATTTCCTTAATCCATCATCCCAACTTCCGAAGGGtatatctcactcatacgaaCTCGAAATTGCGCGAATTTGGCATTTGCAACTACACCTAAATCATCTTGAGCTtggagttatgatcatttgaagttgactaaAACTCAACTTTAGCTCACATAGAATTTTTCAGATTTCCttatacttttcaaaaataaaatttttgagcTTTCAAACTTCAttctagttctttctagttgcgagatgttacaaaGTGCATCTATGACCGCTTCGATTTCAGAAGAAATGGAGGCCGATATGACAGAATCCTATATGAtgtcaagtaaataataaattttttacaatttacataaataaattatgcaaCATCAGAAAACTATTTGCATTTTTTGGTAAACAAATTATTACCATACCGAAGTATCAATAACTATTGAATTTGAagcatatttttcaaaatcttgtggAATTGTATCGGCACCATCATCTTAATAAAGAGAATATAAAATACTATTtcccaaaaataattaatgtatagtGATTAAAACACTTTTACTTACAattttcttatcataaataatCAGATTTACCGAAGGATCGTCAGAGTGTGTTGTGGGTAGAAGAGTCCAGTGGACTCCATTGCATGTTCCTCAATGGATGTATCATCCTTATGTATTTGTAGACTTTATTATAAggaataataaattaaagtatcTAGTAATGACATAATATTAATGTCATGATACAAAACTTAAAgagaaaatagtaaaaaatccCCCACCATATATGATCAGATTTTAAACTACACACTTATACTTCACGggagtcctattacccccctgaactattttaaaaggaaataaatttCACCCTATAATTACATAACCACTCAATTATATTGTGGTTTAACACACACATGCCATGTAAGCGCCAcctaataaatatagtaaattaattatctttcttcctttttttattaatgccacattataaaccattcATTGTCATCAAGAACATCACCATTATCAAACCTACTTCTCATCCATTTACATTCTGTCAAGAGAAAcgaagatgaatttttttttcgaCGA
Proteins encoded in this region:
- the LOC138349134 gene encoding uncharacterized protein, producing MNTWRTKGRRTGAAAARGNQNPPQAPAEGVAMPVNPAGLTDAEVRASLAQMAQAITMQAQAMTAQVNRQDVLRENPPVRSIANRLRDFTRMNPPIFTGAKISEDPQEFIDELHKILVAMGATDIEKAELASYQLKDVAQTWCKMWRDNRVLGEVPVTWELFKTAFLERFFPREMKEAKVEEFINLKQGSMTVREYSLKFVKLSRYVLPLVFDNKNDEST